The following coding sequences are from one Capsicum annuum cultivar UCD-10X-F1 chromosome 3, UCD10Xv1.1, whole genome shotgun sequence window:
- the LOC107864643 gene encoding photosynthetic NDH subunit of subcomplex B 5, chloroplastic produces MADSLTLSLLSNVPVPNPVLSTKSQLKCSVLFRQNPCSISSKIGMKCVGYRSSTRLYAGLTDIEPDINEDPVDRWRTNGIDIEDFVFGKYDDHHTYFESEDKSTFWESIAEDYAAVAPPNGFQGIISWLFLPAIAAGMYFNVPGEYLYIGAAVFTVVFCIIEMDKPSEAHNFEPQIYNMERGARDKLISDYNTMDIWEFNEKYGDLWDFTVKKDDIMKR; encoded by the exons ATGGCAGATTCATTAACACTCTCACTACTATCAAATGTTCCAGTTCCAAATCCAGTACTTTCAACAAAATCTCAACTCAAATGTAGTGTTCTTTTTCGACAAAATCCATGTTCTATTTCGTCGAAAATTGGTATGAAATGTGTTGGATATAGATCATCAACAAGATTGTATGCAGGGTTAACGGATATAGAACCAGATATTAATGAAGATCCTGTTGATCGATGGAGAACTAATGGCATTGACATT GAAGATTTTGTGTTTGGAAAGTACGATGATCATCATACCTATTTTGAGAGCGAAGATAAAT CAACATTTTGGGAATCtatagctgaagattatgcaGCTGTTGCACCCCCAAACGGATTTCAAG GTATTATTTCATGGCTATTTCTTCCAGCAATTGCTGCTGGAATGTACTTCAATGTTCCA GGGGAGTATTTGTACATTGGAGCAGCTGTGTTTACTGTTGTGTTTTGCATTATTGAGATGGACAAACCAAGTGAAGCCCACAATTTTGAGCCTCAAATATACAATATGGAGAGAGGCGCTCGAGACAAGTTAATATCGGATTATAACACCATGGACATTTGGGAATTCAATGAGAAATATGGCGATTTATGGGATTTCACTGTTAAGAAGGACGATATTATGAAAAGATAG